AATCACTCAAGAGTATTGAATTTCTTTGGAAAATATGTAGGAACAGTGAAAGATAACGGACTGTTCTTTATCAATCCATTATACTCATCCCAGAAAATGTCGCTTCGTTCCGAGAATTTACAGGGACAAACATTAAAAGTGAATGATAAAATGGGGAACCCAATTGAAATTGCTGTTGTCATCGTATGGAAAGTAGGGGATACCTATAAAGCAGCTTTTGACGTAGAACGTTATTCTGATTTTGTAAAAATGCAGAGTGAGGCAGCGGTACGTCACCTGGCTATGAGCTTTCCTTATGATAATTTAGAAGATGATCATGCACCAATTACTTTAAGAGAGGGTGGTGACAAAATCAATTCTATTCTTGAGCAGGAGCTTACTGATCGTCTTTCTAAAGCCGGAATTATAATCCAGGAGGCCAGAATATCACACTTGGCTTATGCATCCGAAATCGCAGGTGCCATGCTTCAGAGACAGCAGGCTACAGCTATCGTTGCAGCAAGAACAAAAATTGTGGAAGGCGCGGTAGGAATGGTTGATCTGGCATTGAAAAAACTTTCGGCAGAGAACATCGTAGAGTTGGATGATGAGAGAAAAGCTGCAATGGTGAGTAATCTGATGGTGGTTCTTTGTGGTGAGAAGGCAGCAACTCCGGTTCTTAATGCAGGAACTTTATACAATTAAAACTTCTTTTTGGTTAAAGAATCGACCTGAAACCATAGGCGATCTTATCATGAAATTTAAAAGTAAAAAATGAAATCTCAAAAATCTCAAAATTCTTCTGAAAGCACTCAAAAAGGCAAAAAATCCTTTGTGATAAGGATAGAAGAATCAACGTATAAACTTCTTGAGAAGTGGGCGAATGATGAGTTTAGGAGTGTAAACGGACAAATTGAGTATTTGCTTCATCAGAGTCTTATTGAGTCGGGAAGGAAGAAAAAGGAATAGCGATGGAATAGCTAAAAGGCAAAATTGCTAAGTTTAATAATTGTGAAGGAATTGAAAGCTGGAATTTTGATAGCTTTTGATTTCCTGCACTGTAAAACAATCTTTCTAAGGAAAATAAAATCAGGATTAGGGATAAGTATATTAATAATGAAAATATAAATCTTAAATTATAGATAAAAGTACTATTTTAGAGTGATAAAGTAATGAACTACTCCAAATAATATTTTTCAGTATAATACATAAAGCAATATGGTGAAAAAGACATTTTTCTTATTCGTAATACTATTTTCAACAAAATCCTTCGCCCAAGAGCAATATAAATTTTCAAATGATATTGAAAATGACATCCAGAATGATAAAAATGGAGACGATTACAGATATCAGGTGGGAGCAATGAAATATTCCGTTTCGAACTATTACATTAAGGGTTTACAAACCTGGGATAAACTTGGACGTAAAAGAAAAAAAATATCTAAAGATGACAGTTTGAAATTAGTAAAGCTTAAAGTTGAAATTGCTAAAAACTATATTTTAGACCAAACAAAAAAAGAGCAAATAGTAATTCTCAATGAAGCACATCATTACGCAAGTCATAGAACATTTGCAACATCCCTCTTAAAAGGACTTTATGAAAACGGTTATCGTTATTTGGGCTTGGAAGCTATTGGAGATGATTCAATAAATGTTAGAAAGTTTCCTACAACAAAAAGTGGTTTTTACACCTCTGAACCACAATTTGGTAGTTTTATTAAAACAGCTTTAGATCTGGGTTTTACTCTCTTTAAATATGAAGCAGTACAAGGAGAAAACGGAAAAGACAGAGAGATAAAACAAGCGGATAACATCTATAAATTTATGCAGGAAAATAAAAATGGAAAATATATTATTTACTGTGGTTATGGGCACGCATATGAAGGAAAAGATCCATATTGGGAAAAAACCATGGCAGGAAGACTTTCCGACTTAACAAAAATCAACCCATTTACAATTGACCAAACAGAGTTTTCTGAAAAAAGTGTTACCGAACGTAATAGTCCTCTATTAAAAATTATAAAGGGGAAGGATCCTGTCGTTTTGCTGGACGAAAATAACAAGGCATTCAAAGGAAGTCAAATTGAACCTTTTACGGATATAAAAGTGGTTCATCCCGTTACAACATATATCAAAGATAGACCTCGTTGGATGCTTAATGAAAACCGGAAACTTTATGAAGTACCAAAATCAAAGATTAAAAGTTATCCTTCTTTAATTTTTGCCTATAGAAAAGGAGAGTTTGACAATAATGGTGTTCCCGCGGATATGATAGAATTACAGAGTGATAAAGACTCAGGATATCTTATTCTGGATAAAGGAGGTTATGATATTATAGTAAAAGATAAAACATATAATGTAACCAATAGGTTTGATAGCTCAATAGAATAGATAGTAACTGTACCAGTTGCCAACTTATCATTAGCTTTTAGTTAAACTTCCAAAAAAAAGAAAGCAGAGAAATTTTCTCTGCTTTTTTTATTTTAATAATACACACTATTAATCGAATAGAGCGGTAAAATAATTGCTGATGATAGTCCAGAAATTTTTTCCGAGAAAATAGATCAGGGTTGACGTAATGATCCCTTTTACGGTAAAGAATATAATCCCTCCGATCCCAAAACGCTTAACCCATTGTTTCCATTTTGAAGTATTCTCTTTTACAGGCTGCTTGTCTAGTGGTTTATTATTTTCCATTTCCGAAATTAAACTATTGATATGACAAAGATAGGTATGTTTATAATTAGTCCAAATAAAAACGTTAGGAAAATTAATTTTTTGCGGTTCGCATAATATTTTTATCTTTAGAGAAAACGAAAAGGAATATTTTATGTCTAAAAAAGTCAAGGATTTCGGTATCGAGAAATCCCTAAAAAATCTAGGTATTAAAGATGACAACAAAGGAACTTCTGTAGGGGGGAAATACTTTGCATCGGGGAAAGTAATTGAAAGTTATTCTCCTGTTGATGGAAAATTAATTGCTAAAGTAAAAACATCGAATGAAGGTGATTATGAAAAGGTAATTCAGTCTGCTCAAAAGGCTTTTCAGGAATTCAGGTTAATCCCGGCGCCTAAAAGAGGGGAAATCGTAAGACAATTAGGTCTAAAACTAAGAGAATATAAAGATGATTTGGGAAAACTTGTTTCGTATGAAATGGGAAAGTCCCTGCAGGAAGGTCTTGGTGAAGTTCAGGAGATGATTGATATCTGTGATTTTGCGGTTGGTCTATCAAGACAGCTTCATGGATATACGATGCATTCTGAAAGACCAGGTCACAGAATGTACGAACAATATCACCCGCTAGGGATTGTGGGAATCATTACAGCTTTTAACTTTCCGGTAGCTGTTTGGGCTTGGAATACAGCATTATCATGGATTTGTGGGAATGTTACGATCTGGAAGCCTTCCGAAAAAACACCTTTCTGTGCAATTGCATGTCAAAATATTTTAGCAGAAGTTCTTAAAGAAAATAATCTTTTTGAAGGGATTTCAAGTGTATTGGTTTCAGATCATGAGATCGGGCAAAAATTAGTTGAAGATAAGCGCGTTTCTTTAATTTCGTTTACAGGTTCTACGAGAGTAGGAAGAATGGTTTCTTCTAAAGTAGCAGAGAGATTTGGAAAATCAATCCTTGAGCTAGGTGGAAATAACGCCATCATTATCTCTAAAGATGCTGATCTTGATATGTCTATCATTGGGGCTGTATTTGGAGCTGTAGGAACTGCAGGACAAAGATGCACATCTACAAGAAGACTGATCATTCATGAAAGCGTTTACGATGAAGTGAAAAACAGATTGGTAAAAGCATACGGACAGCTGAAAATAGGAAACCCGTTAGATGAATCCAATCATGTGGGACCATTGATCGATACCGGTGCTGTTACCCAATACGAAGAATCAATAAAAAAATGTAAAAAAGAAGGCGGTAAATTCATCGTTGAAGGCGGTGTTCTAAGCGGTAAAGAATATGAGTCAGGATGCTATGTAAAACCATGTATCGCGGAAGTAAAAAACTCATACGAGATTGTGCAGCATGAAACTTTTGCACCAATTCTTTATTTGATCAAATACAAAACTCTTGACGAAGCCATCGCTATTCAAAATGATGTTCCTCAGGGATTGTCTTCTGCAATTATGACCCAAAACTTAAGAGAGGCAGAATTATTCCTTTCCCATGCGGGTTCAGATTGTGGAATTGCCAATGTAAATATCGGAACTTCAGGTGCTGAAATCGGCGGAGCTTTCGGTGGTGAAAAAGAAACAGGAGGAGGTAGAGAATCCGGTTCTGACGTTTGGAAATACTATATGAGAAGACAAACAAATACCATCAATTATACTACAAACCTTCCTTTGGCACAAGGGATTAAATTTGATATTTAATAAAAAAACAACATTTAAATCATTTTAAGATTTAAGAATTTAAAAATTAATACCCATGAATGCTTAAACCTTTTAATCATTCAATTTTTAAATCACATCAAAATATTATGGAACAAACAATTGATATAAAAGCAAATAAAGTTAAAGAAACAGTAGGGAAACATGTACTTGCAGATGGTTTTGATTTCGTTATGGATATCGAAAGATCTCATGGATCATGGTTATATGACAAACTTACTGACAGAGAATTTTTGGATATGTTTTCTATGTTCGGTTCAGGATCTATAGGATACAATCACCCTTATCTTGTAAGTAAATCAGATTGGCTAGGTAAAATGGCGGTCAATAAGCCTACCCTGGCAGATGTTTATTCCGAAGAGTATGCTCATTTTTTAGAAGTTTTTGAAAGAGTGGTTATTCCGGAAGAATTGCAATATGCGTTTTTTATTGAAGGGGGAACATTAGGTGTTGAAAATGCAATGAAGGCATGTTTCGACTGGAAAACCCGCAAAAATTTTGCTAAAGGACTTCAGACAGAAGCTGGAATTTGTATTCACTTCAGACAGGCATTTCATGGAAGAAGCGGTTATACTTTAAGCTTAACCAATACTTCCGATCCAAGAAAATATCAATATTTCCCAATGTTTGAATGGCCAAGGATCCTTAATCCAAAATTAAGCTTTCCTATTACAGAGGAAAATCTTGAAGAGACCATTAAAAATGAAAGAATGGCATTATTGCACATCGAAGAGGCAATTCTTTCCAATCCGGATAAAGTGGCATGCATTATCATTGAGCCGATCCAGGCAGAAGGAGGAGATAATCACTTCAGGGATGAATTTTTCGTTGAACTAAGAAAGCTGTGTGATCAGAATGAGATCCTGCTGATTTTTGATGAAGTTCAGACAGGTATTGGAATTACCGGAAAAATGTGGGCTTTCCAACATTTTACGGCTAAGCCGGACATTATTTCTTTTGGTAAAAAAGCACAGGTTTGTGGTGTTTTAGCAAATAAAGAAAAATTTGATGAAGTTCCGAACAATGTTTTCAGAGAGAGTTCAAGAATCAATTCTACATTCGGAGGAAACTTTATAGACATGCTCCGTTTTCAATTGGTTATGGAAGTGATTGAAAAAGAAAACCTTGTTGAGAATGCTAAGGAGGTTGGAGAATATCTATTGGAAGGGTTGCAAAATCTGGCTCAGAAATATCCTGAAAAGATTTCCAATGCAAGAGGAAGAGGATTGATGTGTGCAGTAGATTTACCTTCCGGAGGACAAAGAAATCTTTTAGTAAATGAACTTTTCAAAGATGGATTAATAATTTTACCATGCGGTGATCAATCCGTTCGTTTCAGACCACATTTGAATGTTTCGAGAGAAGAAATTCAATTGGCTCTCGATAAAATTGAAAATAATATTAACAAAATTTAAAACGGTGGATTTGTGATTTAGGAAAAATCTTACTATATTTAGATATTCAAAAAAGGATAAAATATGGAAAGAAGTACGAGAGTATCAGTTTTTGAAAGTGATAATCCTTCAGAAATTCAATTGATCAAGTCTAAATTAGATGACGCTCAAATCACAAACACAGTTGAAAATAATTATCTCACTTTTACAACAACGCCAACGGCAACATCGCTAAAGCTCATGGTGGATCTGGAAGATGAGAAAAAAGCATTTGAAATTATTGACACTTATATACAACAAAGTGCAAACCAATAAAACAATTTCATAATTTTAAATTTTACTACTTCGAACCGAAAATTAATTCAATTAATTTTCGGTTTTTTTATTTAAATTTAATGCTAAAGAAATATATAAGGTTGAAAATAATCTTAATTTTCTTTCTTTTAAATCCTGACAACAATTAAGAATCTATGACGCAGCAAATTAAGTTCAGAAAGGCCGAAATTAAAGAAAAAAATATCATCTGGGACATTATCCAGCAATCAATCGAAAGGAGAAGATTGGACGGGAGTACTCAGTGGCAAAATGGTTATCCGAATGAAGATACTATAGAAAGTGATATTTCGAAAGGTTTTGGTTTTGTTCTTACAGTAGATGATGTTATTGCCGTTTATGTTGCCCTGATATTTAATGACGAGCCTGCTTATAGTACCATTGATGGGGCATGGCTTAGTGACGGTGAGTTTGTTGTTGTTCACCGTGTAGCTGTTTCCGAAGAGTTTGCCGGACAGGGACTTGTAAAAAAACTATTTGATTATATAGAAAATTACACAAAAAGCCAGGGGGTATTGAGTGTAAAAGTAGACACTAATTATGATAATATTGCCATGCTGAAGATTCTTGAAAAGCAAGGTTATTCCTATTGCGGTGAAGTAGTTCTTGCCGGAGGAGTCCGAAAAGCATTCGAGAAGATTATAATTTGAGCGAAAGGTTAAATCCTTTTCCATTGAATTTTTAAAACGCTATATATTTATAAACTCTATTGCGTTTGTTCGTTTAGTTCTGAACTAATTTATACTTTTGCTCAAATTTGTATATTATGCATAAAAGTATAGAAGTTGATGAAAAAATTTTTCAGGATGCCGTAAAATTCTATGGTACCAACCTGAATATTCCTCCATTAGCTTCAAAAATATATGCTTATCTCATCTTCGATTTTGAAAAAGTAGGAATTACTTTTGACGAATTTGTAGAAGTGCTCTCAGCCAGTAAAAGTTCCGTTTCCACCAGTATTTCATTATTACTCAACTCTCAGCTTATTATCGACCATAATAAGATCGATGAGAGGAAGCGGTATTTCTTTATCAATGATGAGCATATGAAGATAAGGTTTGAAAAAATTCTCCAGAAATTACAGGATGAACT
The sequence above is drawn from the Chryseobacterium daecheongense genome and encodes:
- a CDS encoding SPFH domain-containing protein, which gives rise to MEKILKPMSGYLTLVICLGLFIAAVYFFISGVDQSITYVVLAMLCFLTSCFFLKGLMIIQPNHSRVLNFFGKYVGTVKDNGLFFINPLYSSQKMSLRSENLQGQTLKVNDKMGNPIEIAVVIVWKVGDTYKAAFDVERYSDFVKMQSEAAVRHLAMSFPYDNLEDDHAPITLREGGDKINSILEQELTDRLSKAGIIIQEARISHLAYASEIAGAMLQRQQATAIVAARTKIVEGAVGMVDLALKKLSAENIVELDDERKAAMVSNLMVVLCGEKAATPVLNAGTLYN
- a CDS encoding Arc family DNA binding domain-containing protein, with the translated sequence MKSQKSQNSSESTQKGKKSFVIRIEESTYKLLEKWANDEFRSVNGQIEYLLHQSLIESGRKKKE
- a CDS encoding aldehyde dehydrogenase family protein, coding for MSKKVKDFGIEKSLKNLGIKDDNKGTSVGGKYFASGKVIESYSPVDGKLIAKVKTSNEGDYEKVIQSAQKAFQEFRLIPAPKRGEIVRQLGLKLREYKDDLGKLVSYEMGKSLQEGLGEVQEMIDICDFAVGLSRQLHGYTMHSERPGHRMYEQYHPLGIVGIITAFNFPVAVWAWNTALSWICGNVTIWKPSEKTPFCAIACQNILAEVLKENNLFEGISSVLVSDHEIGQKLVEDKRVSLISFTGSTRVGRMVSSKVAERFGKSILELGGNNAIIISKDADLDMSIIGAVFGAVGTAGQRCTSTRRLIIHESVYDEVKNRLVKAYGQLKIGNPLDESNHVGPLIDTGAVTQYEESIKKCKKEGGKFIVEGGVLSGKEYESGCYVKPCIAEVKNSYEIVQHETFAPILYLIKYKTLDEAIAIQNDVPQGLSSAIMTQNLREAELFLSHAGSDCGIANVNIGTSGAEIGGAFGGEKETGGGRESGSDVWKYYMRRQTNTINYTTNLPLAQGIKFDI
- the lat gene encoding L-lysine 6-transaminase, which gives rise to MEQTIDIKANKVKETVGKHVLADGFDFVMDIERSHGSWLYDKLTDREFLDMFSMFGSGSIGYNHPYLVSKSDWLGKMAVNKPTLADVYSEEYAHFLEVFERVVIPEELQYAFFIEGGTLGVENAMKACFDWKTRKNFAKGLQTEAGICIHFRQAFHGRSGYTLSLTNTSDPRKYQYFPMFEWPRILNPKLSFPITEENLEETIKNERMALLHIEEAILSNPDKVACIIIEPIQAEGGDNHFRDEFFVELRKLCDQNEILLIFDEVQTGIGITGKMWAFQHFTAKPDIISFGKKAQVCGVLANKEKFDEVPNNVFRESSRINSTFGGNFIDMLRFQLVMEVIEKENLVENAKEVGEYLLEGLQNLAQKYPEKISNARGRGLMCAVDLPSGGQRNLLVNELFKDGLIILPCGDQSVRFRPHLNVSREEIQLALDKIENNINKI
- a CDS encoding DUF2007 domain-containing protein, with translation MERSTRVSVFESDNPSEIQLIKSKLDDAQITNTVENNYLTFTTTPTATSLKLMVDLEDEKKAFEIIDTYIQQSANQ
- a CDS encoding GNAT family N-acetyltransferase, whose protein sequence is MTQQIKFRKAEIKEKNIIWDIIQQSIERRRLDGSTQWQNGYPNEDTIESDISKGFGFVLTVDDVIAVYVALIFNDEPAYSTIDGAWLSDGEFVVVHRVAVSEEFAGQGLVKKLFDYIENYTKSQGVLSVKVDTNYDNIAMLKILEKQGYSYCGEVVLAGGVRKAFEKIII
- a CDS encoding transcriptional regulator: MHKSIEVDEKIFQDAVKFYGTNLNIPPLASKIYAYLIFDFEKVGITFDEFVEVLSASKSSVSTSISLLLNSQLIIDHNKIDERKRYFFINDEHMKIRFEKILQKLQDELKLLDDLNNFRKVHDEHYNEKLSIYKALLNKNISNIQESINKL